In the Thalassoroseus pseudoceratinae genome, TGGGAGTCTTATACTTTCGCGATGTGTTCCCCATCGCATCCGGTTCGCCGAGTGCCTCAATGACTTGGTCGCGTGTCATTCCTAACGACACCGTTGTGGTGAGATTTTTTGTTTCCATATTTCGCGAACTACGATAGAGAGTCTATAAAATGGGTATCCGTTGGGAGTTGAACCCAAACCTTCTGCTTCACAGGCAGATGTGCCTACCGCATACACCACGGACACCATCAAGTTCTCAACGGAAGGAGCGGGATTTGAACCCGCAAGGCACCTTGAAGATGCTCAACCGGCTTCCAACCGGACCCCATCGCCTATGGGGGTGGTCCTTCCGTTTTTCTGTTTCAAACATTTCTCGTTTCATTCAGCAGCCCGACCAGGATTTGAACCTGGAACGCCGGGTTAGAAGCCCGGTATGATTTCCCTTTCACCATCGAGCCATCCATCAAACAGAAAAGCGGAAGGCAAGGGATTCGAACCCTCATTCCCCGAGGGGAAACCGCGTTAGCAGTGCGGCCCGGCCAACCGTATCCGGCTACCTTCCATCGTGTCAGTGGACTCACCGGGACTCGAACCCGGATTGCCGCCATGCCATAGCGGCGTCCTGCCTTTAGACCATGAGCCCGTTGCAGTCGGAGATGAGAAAAATAGCGGGTCCGGGAGTCGCACCCGGCTGTTCAGGCTTATGAGACCCGAATGAGCACTCGCTCACCCGCGATATACCGAGAGGCTCGGCGAAGTGACTAGGGGGAGATTCGAACTCCCACACCGCAATCGGTACAGTGTTCTGAGCACTGCGTGTCTACCATTCCACCACCTAGTCTCACTATTATCAAAAAACGTGATAGCAGCCCGTAAGGGATTCGACCCCATATCACTAGGCTGAGAACCTAGCATCCTGACCGTTAGACGAACGGGCCATGTTGTCAGTGCGTCGGGACGGAGTCGAACCGCCACAGCAAATATGCGGATGGGTTACAGCCACTTGAGCTCGCCGATGCCCAGCCGACGCGTGTCATTTAGACGAATGGTAGTCGAGTAGCACGCGAGGGAATCGAACCCCCATCCACGGACTTTTGAAATCCGTCGCTCTGCCTGATTGGCGTATCGTGCCAAGTTGAAAAGCGTCCCCGATGGGATTTGAACCCATGATCTCCTGCGTGACAGGCAGGCGAGCACTCCGCTACTCCACGAGGACGTCTGATTTATGGTTGGTTCAAGTATCGTCTATTGGCAAAGCCATCGCTCAAGCATCGTGCAATCTCAGCACACCGAACCCGGTCGCCCTGCAAGCCCATGGTGTTTGTCTCAATCTGTGAAAGGTGATTGATTAGCTTTGCTTCGTCGACTCCGTTTGTGAGGAGTTGAGCAATCATGGGAGCATAGGAATCATATTCGTCGCCAACGAAGGCTGACACTCCAATCGGGTCCCAGTCTCGCAAAACAGATTCAATCCATGTGGTAACTTGACGCAGTTCTTTTTGATTCATGAATCCCTCATACACCGCACTGACTTCAAAGTGGCTCAGGTGGGATTTGAACCCACAGCATCCCTGGTTCTAAGCCAAGGTGGTCTGCCAGTTGCCTACCGAGCCGTGTTGTGTTGGCAATAGTCCTGGAGGGACTCGAACCCCCGATCGACTCTTTGTAAGAGAGCTGCCTTCGCCGCTGGGCCACAGGACTGTTGATCCCATTCTACTAGAGACTACCAAACCCATCAGGTTCGCTAGTTTATTAGCACGCCCCCAAGGACTTGAACCCTGACTAACTGGTTTGGAATCAGTCGTGCTGCCATTACACCAGAGGCGTGTGTAGTGTTCTCAGCGGAAGCCGTGAGACTCGAACTCACAAGCAGTTTGCACCGCCACCTGTTTTCAAGACAGGCTCCTCAACCAACCGGATGACTTCCGATTCTTCAGTTGCGGGGGCAGGAATCGAACCTGCAAACTCGTCGTTCAAAGCGACGGATTTCTACCAACAGAAACTACCCCGCACGAGCAGCGGAAAGGGAGGGAGTCGAACCCTCAAGGCGTGTCTAACACTCGACCGCTTTCGAAACGGTTGCCATCACCCGTTGGCTTGCCTTTCCCTTGGACTTTCAGCTCCGGTGGCAGGAGTCGAACCTGCACTCGTCGGTTTAACAGACCGCCGCCTTACCATTAGGCCACACCGGAAAATCAGTCAGGATGGCTGGATTTGAACCAGCGATCTCGTGCTCCCAAGGCACGCGGAATACCAGGCTTTCCTACACCCTGAAGGTTCAGTCTCTTGAATATGTCATAATCTATTCGTCATAATGCACTAATGCAAAACGAGAGTTGGGGTTCGTTACTTTCAAACTATTTCGGCAATCGCGATCCATCTCAGGTTGAAGTTGAGTGGAAGTCTCTCAAGGCGAACCATGCCGTTGGTGACAAAGTCACTGGGGTCGTGGTCGCCAAAGCTCCGTATGGGGCGTGGCTCGATGTACATGGATTTCCGGCATTGCTTGAAATCATCTGCATCGACGGCTTGACGCCAGAAAGGTATCAAGCTGGGGATTGGTGCCCGATCGGTTCCCACGTCTCCGGTTTCATTGGCGGATTTAGGGACGATGTCCATCAAATCGGCATTTACCAAGTTCGCCCAGGACAAACCAAGGACGATCAGTAGAGCACCCAGCGGGAGTCGAACCCGCACTTTCGCCATGGCAAGGCGATAGGCTACCGCTACATTATGGGTGCTGATGTTTTGTCCGTTCATTGACGGACGATTCGTCGAGTTGCCAATGATCAGCAGAGCACCGGGCGGGAATCGAACCCACGTCGCCGCGTTACGAAGGCGGAATCTTGCCGCTAGACGACCAGTGCGTGTTGTTGTCTTCATCAGCCCAAGGCTGAACAAGCGGGATCGGACGGACTTGAACCGTCACCAATCCGGTTAAGAGCCGGACATGCTGCCGCTAACACTTCGATCCCGTGGGATGTTTGTTTCTTGTGAATGTTTTTAGTGAAGTCGGAGGGACTCGAACCCCCACCGTGCAAGTTAAAAGCTTGCTGTGCTGCCATTACACCACGACTTCCCAATGAGTCGTGATGTGCGTTTCCATCGTTGTCGCTCTAACATTCCTATAACTCCGATGATTTGCCCGAGAAGGAATCGAACCTTCGTTTCCGCCTTATCAGAGCGGCGTCCTCAACCATTGAACGACCGGGCTGATTGTGATTCCTGTGGGAAGTTGTTTCGATCGTCAAAGCGACCCGTGTGGGAGTCGAACCCAACCTGCTCGGCTTGAAAGACCGATGACCTCACCCGAAGTCGAACGGGCCGTGTTTTTCTAGCGATATGATTTGCACAGCGGGCTGGGAGGCGCTCGAATCCTCGTCTGCGGTTCTTCAGACCGCCGCTAGACCATCTCAGCTACCAGCCCTAATCGTTAGACTAGGGACACAAAAAAAGCCCGATGTTCTTTGTGACACCGAGCCTCGCAAAACGCTAGAGGAATCTCGGGTCACAATCCGGAGTAAGGCATCGACAACGCAATCGCCTGGCTGATCACGATGGATTGCCGATCACGTTCGTTGCCGTTGTGACTGTAGGATTGGATTGCGAACATCAAAGGCTTTCGTTGCTGTTGTGTTTGCGTCGTGTCTGAAAGAGTAGAGTCTCAAATACACATAATGGTTCGCAATGTTTTTCACGTAATCTGAAATACGCTGGAAGTCACAGATTTTTTCAGTTGGTTTTTCAACTCGTTGAGAATGCATTGCGTCGGTGTGTCACGATGAGATGCGGACGAGTCACGTATCTGAGCGTGAGATGCGAACATTCAGATGATTGTCGAGATATTGTGTCTGGTGAAACAACGCGGGCATTGCGGTATGGTGGAGACTCCACCGTTGCCAGTGCAGACGGTCCAACAGAAGGTTTTTCTTGATGTCAGTCTCCCGATGCCTTGTTCCAATGTTTCTGGCGGTGTTTCCGATCGAATCGCAAGCCCTTGCGGAGCCGTTGCCGCTGATGGGCGTTCAACAGATCGTGGCTCATCGCGGTTCGAGTGTCGATCGTCCTGAGTGCACATTGCCTGCGGTCCGCCGAGCGATTGCAGCCAGAGCGACAGCGGTCGAAGTCGATGTTCGTACCACGCAAGACGGGCATCTGGTGATTCTGCACGATGCCACGCTGGATCGCACCACGAATGGAAAGGGACCGTTGAGAGAGCATACGCTCGCCGAAGTTCGCCAGTTGGATGCCGGAAGTTGGTTCGATGCCGAGTATGCCGGCGAGCGTGTTCCGACCTTGCAGGAGACGTTGATCGCCTGTCGCGACAAGATCGATGTTTTGCTAGACCTAAAAGAGCAGGGGAGAGATTTTGCGATCGCCGTCGTTGCTGAGGTGAAGCAGCATGGAGCGCCGGAGCGGACGATTGTGGGTGTTCGTAGTGTCGAACAGGCTCGGCTGTTTCGTCAGCTGTTGCCTGATGCTCGGCAACTCGGGCTGATTCCCAACCCAAAGGCCATCGAACCATTCGCAGAAGCTGGGGTTGAGACGATCCGCCTGTGGCCACGGTGGCTTGATGACGACAACACGCTCGTCGAGCGGGTACGAAACACCGGAGCGGCCTTGCATTTGAATGGCACGACCGGCAAACGGGAGGAAGTTCTGTCATTGCTGGAACATTCTCCGGCTTCGCTCTCCAGTGACGATCCCGGTCAGCTTCTGAAGACCCTGGCAAAGTTGCATTTAGACCGGGACAAGCAGTAAGACCATGTGCCGGTGATTTGGAGCGGTGAAAGTCCCGACAAACTCGCCACCCAAAAAAACACACGACCCGTCGCGGAGCATGATGAGGACCAGAATGGACTACAAAACGTCAAGACGGACATTTCTATTTGTCGCCGGTGTCGGTGCCGTGTCTGCGGCCTCAGGCGTCATTGCAAGTCCACCGTCCCCGCAACCGCTTAATGAACCGCCTGCGGGTTCCCGGCTGGCCTTTGAGGAAGACTGGGCTGGAGGAAAAATCGACTCGAAGAAGTGGTATGTGCTGCGGAAGAAGTGGGGCGATGGCAATCACGGCGTTGTCCCGGAGAACGTGCGGATTGAAACCGATACCGTGGCAGGACGTCGACAGAACGTGCTCGTCTGTGAGGCACATGGTGACCACTACGACGGCCCCGTTACGGGATTATGGGGTAAGAAAGATCGCGTCGGTGGAGTGATCGTCTCGAAACCGTTCTTTGCCTCAGGCCGGTTCGAGGTTGTGATGAAGATCGGCTCGCGGATACCCTCCAATGGAGGACCGGAAAACCCGGCACATCCCAAAGGTTGTGTGCCGGCGATCTGGACCTACGGCTACCGCTGGGTCGACGGTGATGCCCAGCGGAAAGACGAGTTCGTGTCCACGAAGCCGCTCTACAACCCACACATGCCCGCCTACGGACTCGCTGCCAATGAGTATTGGTCCGAGCTGGATTTCCCTGAGTTCGGCAAAGACGGTGATTTCCGGCAAGCTCTCTACAATACGTTTTGCCAGAATCGCCACGATCCCAATCTGTTCGAAGCGGCCATCGCGACCGATGGCCGCTATCACACCTTCACAACCGAATGGCGAACTCAACTCCAACTACTCGATGGCATTACCGATCAGCAGGTCGCCAAACATTTGGGGTATTGGTGGGTACAGAGCAAGTCCGTGCCGTTCGCAGACTACTTGGGCAACCCGCTGAAGCGACTAGGCAAAGATCGCTACGCTGTCTATCAGGGTAAGAGCGTAACGCATTGGATTGATGGCAAGCCAGTCGGAACGCACAACA is a window encoding:
- a CDS encoding glycerophosphodiester phosphodiesterase — translated: MSVSRCLVPMFLAVFPIESQALAEPLPLMGVQQIVAHRGSSVDRPECTLPAVRRAIAARATAVEVDVRTTQDGHLVILHDATLDRTTNGKGPLREHTLAEVRQLDAGSWFDAEYAGERVPTLQETLIACRDKIDVLLDLKEQGRDFAIAVVAEVKQHGAPERTIVGVRSVEQARLFRQLLPDARQLGLIPNPKAIEPFAEAGVETIRLWPRWLDDDNTLVERVRNTGAALHLNGTTGKREEVLSLLEHSPASLSSDDPGQLLKTLAKLHLDRDKQ
- a CDS encoding glycoside hydrolase family 16 protein; the encoded protein is MDYKTSRRTFLFVAGVGAVSAASGVIASPPSPQPLNEPPAGSRLAFEEDWAGGKIDSKKWYVLRKKWGDGNHGVVPENVRIETDTVAGRRQNVLVCEAHGDHYDGPVTGLWGKKDRVGGVIVSKPFFASGRFEVVMKIGSRIPSNGGPENPAHPKGCVPAIWTYGYRWVDGDAQRKDEFVSTKPLYNPHMPAYGLAANEYWSELDFPEFGKDGDFRQALYNTFCQNRHDPNLFEAAIATDGRYHTFTTEWRTQLQLLDGITDQQVAKHLGYWWVQSKSVPFADYLGNPLKRLGKDRYAVYQGKSVTHWIDGKPVGTHNKYVPAMAAQLNLGVWLPKWAGPAPWKTAQVSFASVKVWQYDDPGDVRGVLVDDITDNFRPDGTELR